The window GCATTTGGCGCCTGCGGGGTCTCCCTTGACGCGCTTTCCCGCAGGACAAGGAAGGCTCCGGAGCGATACATCGCACGAAGAAAATGCAGTAGCATTTTCGAGAAGTCTCACACCTGCAGCTGAAATCAACTAAAAATCGTTTAAACAATTCTTAACACACCATAATAATCCAAAACCTACATTTCTCTTTTAATGAAAGTATAACCGATTTTTTATTTATAAGGTAAGCTGGTTTTGGTATAGGCGTCCGTTACTTGCATTGTGACGTTAAAGTGAATGTAGGCACCTTTTTTGTTTGATGCGCATATCGTTATAGATGGGGAGGTGTTTTATGTTCTCATCTATACGCTATTATGGGTCTGGCATCCTTTTAGTGTTAATGGCGATTTTGGTAGCTTGTAACATTTATACACTATTACCATTATATACTGTCATTTCCTTACAGTGGAACGTTACGGTATCAGATGTTGTAATTGGTAGTAGTTTTTTTACTCTTTTCTATGCTATAGGGTTATTGAGCTTTGGTGCATTATCAGAAAGATTAGGACGTAAAAACATCTTAATGTTTGGTATTTTAGGCGCTGCATTTGCTACTGCTTTAGTTGGATACTCGAATAATTTAACTACCCTTTATTTCTTTAGATCTCTCCAAGGCTATTTACTAGGATCTTTTGCTCCCGTTGCCTTCGCTTACTGCTTTGACCATTATCAAGAAAGAATGCGAACAATCGTCATTTCTTTAATTAACACAGGTTTTTTAATGTCTGGAATGATAGGTCCGCTTTTGAGCTATACCATTTTAACTAGTTGGAGTTGGCAAGGTGTCTACTTTTCCTATAGCTTGTTTTACTTACTCATTTTTGTCTTATGTATTGTTTTTTTAAGCCCTTCTGCAAAACATAGAAATACAAACCCCTTACCATTTAGTTCCTTTTACGACTTATTAAAAAATCGTAATTTACGTAGAAGCTATTTTGTTGTTTTTTCCTTACTGCTTTCTTTTGTTGCTTTTTTTGATAGTTTTTATCGTCATTTACATGCGCACTTTACTGGTGATTTTTTACATGTCGTACATGCAATTGGATTGATTGGGACTTTTTCTTCTTTACTTACAAGCTATTTTACAAAGAAACTAGGGATTAATGAAACGATGATAGTCTGTATAGGATTAATTATCTTATCTTTCTTGATGATGTTTTTAATACCTTCGTTATGGGTATTTTCTATTTTTTCTATATTGTTCGTTGCAAGCCTGTCGATATTAATTCCATCTATCATATCTTACATCGGTTTAATGGCTCAGTCGAAACGCGCGATTGCTATCTCTTTATATTCGTTTACCTTATTGACTGGTGCAAGTATTGGACCAATCATTAGTGATCGATTTGCCTTTCCAGCTTTACTTGTATTTTTTATAGGATGGTATGTTGTTAATATTTTTGCACTTAGTAGAGTCGAAGTTTATCAAGAGAAGAAAGTGAATTTAAATAAAAAAAGCATGGGGTATACACTTTAGATGTAGTCCCATGCTTTTTCGTTATTTATAAAGCCTTAACTTTGTTTCGTTTTAATACTGTATAGAAAGCTGGAACGAATAATAAAGTAAAGAATGTAGAAAAGAATATTCCAGATATAATGGAAATTGCTAGTGGAGTAAATAAAACATCTCCACTGAACGCTATTGGTAACAACGCTGCAATAGACGTAAAGGCAGTTAAGACTACCGGACGTAATCTCGCTTTACCAGACTCGAGTACAGCCTCTGATAAAGTGGCACCTTCCTTTAACCTTTGTTCCATGAATTCAATAAATACAGTAGCGTTTCGAACAACAATACCTGCTAATGAAACAATTCCCATCATGGCCATAAAACCTAAACCAGTCTGAGTAAGGAATAAGCCAATTACTGCACCAGAAACAGCTAAATACACTGTACTCATAATGAGTAATGGAATTCTTAAGGAATTGAATTGAACGACCATTAGAATGTAAATAAGGAATATTACAATTAAAAACAACTTTCCAATTTCTATGAAAAAGTCCGCTCTAGCCGACGATTCTCCACCAACAGAAATGGAAATCTCATCTGAAACATAGTTTGTAATGATGTCGTTTACTTGTGTTTCTAATGTTGGTTTATTTTCTTCACCTGGATATACTCTAACTGTTACCGTTCTCTCCCCGTCTTTATGCGGAATTAACGGTAGTCTTTCTTCCTCTTCAGCTGTTACTAATTCATTTAAAGGTACCAATACTGGTGCACCGAATTCCGTTTGTTCTGATTTACTCGGAAGTTCGAGTGTCGATAAATTAATGGATTTTCCAGCGAGAACTCCATCTTGAATTATAGTTAATAACTCTCTTTCCGTTTCTTTCGTATTATAAGAACCTATCGGAATACCTTCTGTTACTAATCTAATTTGATTACTAATCTCTTGTACAGTAATACCGTGTTGTCGTAACATATCACGATTAGGTACATATACGACTGTAGGTAAAGGACTTCCAACATCATCAATTACAGCTCCACTGCCTTCAAGTTTGGAGATGTCTTTTTTTAATTCATTTACTACATTAATAAGTTGATCAATATTGTCTCCCTTTACAGTTAAAGCAATTGGTGCGCCAACAGGTGGACCTGCTTCAATGGTAGAGAGCATGATAACTGCTTCTGGAAATTCTGCTCTTAACTTATCTCGCCAGATTGCAATTGTTGCTTCAGCACTTTGAATGTCTCTATCTAATCTAACCACTATTTGACCTGTATTTTCACTTGCATTCGATAAAACACTTCCAAAGATTCCTGGTTCACCTTTTCCAGCAAAGATAGTCGTTTCATAGATTGCATCATCTTGAAGCAGAGAACTTTCCATCTCGCGTAAATTCGTTTCTGTTTGCGTTAATGTCGTACCAGCAGGATATGTTACCGATACTGTCAATTCTTCACGGTCAGCACTCGGGAAAAATACCACTGGGATAAATGGAACTAATGCGTATGATGCTGTACAAAATAGTAAGACAGCAAAGCCGGTTAATAATGGTTTTTTAATAATTCTCGTTAAGACTTTATCACTATACCATTCACTAACTCTTCTAAATTGATTCCCAAGGACACCATCGTTTAATTTTTTATTTTTCTTAACAGATCGGCTATGACGCCATGTTAAGAAAATTGGAACTACCGTTAAGGCTACTATTGTGGACGCAATAATCGTTGCGATTAAGACGGTAGGTAAGGCGGAAATAAATGCACCGTTTGCTCCAGAAATAAATGTTAATGGTAAGAACGTAAAGACAATCGCTAAAGTAGACGTAATAATAGATACACGTACTTCTTTCGTTCCAGTAAGTGCTCCTTGTAAAGAGCTATCACCTAACTGATATCGTCGTTGAATATTATCATTTACAACAATAGCGTCATCAACTAATATCCCAAGCGCAATAATCATTCCGATAATAGAAATTTGATTTAAATCCACTCCAGTGTAAGGCAATGGAATAAGTCCAAGTGCAATGGAAACCGGAATCGAAATGGCAACTAACAAAGCAGAAATTGCATTTAATCCGAAGAAAGTAATAATAACTACGGCAAAAATAGATATTAAAAAGGAAATTCCTAAATCTTTAAATATTTTTCCTACAATATTATTTTGTGTATAGTACATTTCTAAATTTACATCACTCGGTAGAGCTGTAGATAGTTGTTGTACTTTATCATCTACTTGACGATGTAACCTCGGAATATCGACACCTTTTTCTTGCATAATGGTTACGGTAACGGCTGGAGTTCCGTTATATAATACAAGGTCTGTTCGTTCAGTTTGTACTGAATTAAGTGTAGCGATATCACGAATATAAACGTCTGTTTCAGTATCTAACCTTTTAACAAAAACATTTTCTACTTCATCTAATTTATTTATATGTTCCATAGAAAGTTGGACATTTTTATTATTAACTTCTTTGAGCCCTAATGGGGTTACTTCCAATTCATTTTGAATTGCTTGTATGACATCAGGTAAAATCACTTCATTTTCAGCCATTTTTTCTGAATCAAGCGTTAAGAAGAAACTTTCTGTCTCAAGTCCTTTAATAGAAACTTTACGAACACCATTAATTTTCTCAAGTTCCTTTACCCATGAAAGAAGTTGATCGTCTAATTGTAACAACCTAGTTCGATCATTATGTAAAATATGATAGGAAGATAATACACCCATTTGAATATCTGAGTTCACTACTGGTTCAAAAGCATTTTCTGGAAAAGCTCTACTTACGTCAGATACTGCTTGGCGAACGAAGGAGAAAACTTCATTTCTATTAGCAGAATCTTGTAATTCTAGTACAATATTAGATATTCCTACACCTGAAACAGATGAAATGGATTGTATTCCATCAATGGATAATAGTACATCTTCTAAAGGAAAGGTGATGTCACTTTCCACTACTTCTGGTTCAGCACCAGGATAAACTGTTGTAATCGTTCCTACATTGATAGTGATTTCTGGAACTTCTCGTTTAGAAAGTTGAAAATATGTTAATAAACCAACTACTAGTAGTAACGTTAAAAAGATTAATGTTACTTTTGGTTTTTTAATAAGCGCGTCGAACACACTTGTTTCCTCCATTCAATTGTGACTATATTTTTCTATTCTAATCACAGAATAGCCCCTTTAATCGTGAATGTGCAACTTTCAGCTCTCTAAAATAAGACTTGTTATACACCGTTGTTGATTTTCTGAGAATTCAAAATTAACTTTAACAAAGCATAAAAAAGCGAATTGCTAACAACCTAAAGCAATTCGCAAAAACCCTAAACTTTTCTATTTTATTTCTAATAATAATGCTGCACCCATGCCTCCGCCGACGCATAAGGATGCAATACCTTTTTTTAGTTGTCTTCTTTTTAGTTCATGAATTAGGCTAACTACTATTCTAGTTCCTGTGCAACCTACAGGGTGGCCTAGGCTTATTCCGCTTCCATTGACATTTACTTTGTTTCGATCAAGTTTTAATTCTTTTTCTACTGCGATGTATTGGGCTGCAAATGCTTCGTTTATTTCGAATAAATCAATATCTTCAAGATTGCTATTCGTCTTTTGCAATGTTTGGCGAATTGCCGGCACTGGACCAATTCCCATTTCTTTCGGATCTACTCCAGAGACATGGAACCCTTTAATAACAGCTAGTGGCTTTATACCTTTTTCTTTTGCCACCTCTTCTGCCATTAACACAACGCAGGCCGCTCCATCATTTAAACTTGAAGCATTCCCAGCAGTTACTGTTCCATCTTTTCGAAAAGCTGGTCGCAATGATTGTAATTTTTCTAGAGAAATATTGCTTTTAGGTCCTTCATCTAACGTTATCTTCTTTTCTTCTTTTCTCTCTTTTATTGTAATAGGAACTACTTGCTCATCAAAGTATCCTTTAGTTTGCGCAGCTATTGCCCTTTCATGACCGAGAAGTGCTAGATTGTCTTGTTCTTCTCTTGTAATCTCATATTTTTCTGCTAGTATTTCTGCAGTTTCTCCCATCATAATGTGATGAATTGGATCTTCTAATACTTCCCAAACGCTGTCGTAAATTTGCGAGTGTTGTAGCCTTGCTCCCCATCTTTGTTCTTTCAGTATGTAAGGGCTTGTGCTCATCGCTTCCACACCACCAGCAATTACTACATCATTTAGCCCTGTTTGAATTTGCATCGCACCAGTAAGGATTGCTTGAAGTCCTGATGCACATTGGCGTTGAATCGTAAAACCTGTCGTTTCAGGAGGTAACCCTGCTAGTAAGCTTGCCGTTCTAGCTGTATTAGGTTGATCTGTTCTTTGAATACACTGCCCTAATATAACCTCTTGTATATCCGATTTATCCAAACCACTTTCTTGAATAACAGCTTCCATAACAGGTACTACTAAATCGGTTGGTAGCAATCTTTGAAATGCGCCACCGAAAGCCCCAACTGGCGTTCTTTTGGCAGCTACAATTACAACATTACGCATCACTTTTCCCCCTTCACCTCTAAATAATTCATAATCTTCTAACTAATTTTACCATGATATTATTCAAAAAGAAAAAGAATAACCATGAAGACAAATCTTCATCATTATTCTTTCATCATTGTTAACGCCAAGTTCGTATATTCGCTTTCCCTATTAAATCTTCAATTTTCACAAACCCAAAGTGTCTGCTGTCAAAGCTTCCTAGACGATTATCACCTACAACAAAAACATGTCCTTTTGGTACTCTTTCTTTTCCTGTTAATTCTTTTAATGAAAAATCACCAGTAAAATTACCTATTACAACATTTTTACTAACATCTTTCAGAAAATTTTCATGAACAGGCTCATCATTTATATACAAAGTATCATTTTTATATTCTAACTTTTCACCTGGAAGTCCTACTACTCTTTTGACGAAGGTTAGCTTTTGTATTCCTTGTTGAAAAACAACAATATCAAACCGTTCTGGCTTTTGAAATGTGTAGATTAATGTATTTACGCTAACATAATGCCCATCACTTAATGTAGGATTCATGGAATGACCTTCTACAATGTAATTAGATATAAAAATTACTCGAAAAGTTATGATTACTAGTAAACAAATAAAAACCATTTTCCATCTAGATAGGCTAGTTCTTTGATGTTTTACTTCCACCTAGACACTCCCCCAAGGTTTAGTTCTTTATTACTATTACTGTACCATTTTCTCAATTATCTGACTACATTTTTTTGAAGGAAAGTTAATGGAATTATCTTCATAAATACATTCTCAGTTATTTTCAACTGTTTGTAATCGATTCTCTATTCTTTTTCCTATGTACCACAACAATAGCATGACACATATGACGATTATTGTTTTGGTTGGTTTACTTATGAAAGAAACAATATCATAGCCAACATAACTAATGGAGAATATCATGACCATTTTCCCTGCTGTTAGCGCAAGTAAAAACGAATGGAACTTCATTTTTGATAAGGCAGCTACTGCATTTATTAAGAATGATGGAGAAAAAGGGAAACAAAACAATAAAAATATTGGTGCGAAACCGTGTCGCTCCACCCAACTCATCGTCTTTTGAACATTTTCTCTCTTCAAAAACTTCTGCATCCAACTTTTATTTTGTAGTCTTCTTATTAATAGAAATACAATAGTAGCTCCAACCACAGAACCGCTCCATGATATGAGAAACCCATACCATAAGCCAAAAGCAGCGGCATTTGTCAAAACGATTACAATCAAAGGTAAGAACGGTAAAAAAGCTTCCAAAATGACAAGTAAAAATCCTGGAATGGGTCCAAACGATTTATATTCTTGTAGAACTTCTAATAAATGTTCAAGTGTAAGCCATTCTTTAAGTAAAGTAATATATTCCATTTAGGGCTTTATCTCCTATTATGTATTCGTTTATCAGTATATTTTATGAAACGGACTTATTTATATGAAATAGTATCATATTTAGTAGAATAAGTCATAATTTTACAATATTGATACATAAAAATAACAATCTTACAAATTATAATTAGTACATCTTAGATTTTACCTAAAAAGAAGTGGCGCTTTACTAAGTAAAGCGTCACTTCTTTTATACCTTAATTTTATAAATATGAAACAAACCAGTCTTTAATATATTCTAGGCGATGAATTCTGAGTGCTGGGTCACCACTTCTTGATAATTCATGGTTTGCACCTGGAAAGCGCACAAATTTTGTTGTTTTCCCTTGTCTTTTTAATGTAATAAACAGTTGTTCTGCTTGTTCAATAGGACATCTGTAGTCTCTCTCACCATGTAAAATTAATAATGGAGTGTTTATATTATTTACGTATTTTAACGGGGAGTGATTCCAAAGCTTTTCCATCTTCTCTCCCATATCTCCTCCAACTTCCCATTCTGAGAAATAATACCCAATGTCACTAACTCCATAAAAACTAATCCAGTTTGAAATGGATCTTTGCGTTACAGCTGCTTTAAAACGGTCACTATGACCAACAATCCAGTTAGTCATAAACCCACCGTAACTTCCTCCTGTAACACCTAACTTATTTTCATCAATCCAATCAAAGTTTTCTAATGCGTAATCAACCGCACTCATTACATCTAAATAATCTTTCCCTCCATAATCTCCTCTTACAGCGTCTACAAATGTTTGTCCATATCCATGACTTCCACGAGGGTTCGTGAATAATACTGCGAACCCCTGTGAAGTTAATACTTGAAACTCATGAAAATAAGTGTTGGCATACATTGCATGCGGACCACCATGAATTTCTAATATTAAAGGATATTTTTCCCCTTCCTTAAAACCGACTGGCTTCATTATCCAACCTTGTACTTCCCATCCGTCAGGAGCATGAAATGTAAATGACTCGGCTGAACTTATCTCTACTTCTTTTAACCACTCTTCATTTACGTTCGTTAACTGTGTTCTCGTTTGGCTAGCTAAATTTAAATGATAAAGTTCGCCTGGGCTTACAGGTGTACTAGTTGCTATGATTGCCTCATGACTAGAAGTTTTCATTGTAATTCCGTATATATTTTCTTGTTCTAAAACAATTGGATACATAGCTCCATCAAGAGAACCGTAATACAGGCCAGTGCTACCTTGATCACTAACTAAAAAATAAAATCCTTCACTGTCTTCTGTCCATATAAGACCTGGATTAACTGTACCTGAATGAAGATCACCAATTGCTACATTTCCAACTTCAATATCTAAACTTCCACTTAAACATTGAAGGCTCTCTGCATTCACATCATATACCCAGACTCTCGTTAAGGTTGCACTATCGAACTCTTTTTCGTGTCCTAAGAACCCTAGCTTTTCTCCATTTGGAGACCATGAAATAGTAGAGAAAAAACCGTTACTATTGGTTATTTTCTTTGTCTCTTTACTTGAAATATTCATTATAAATACGTCTGTTACGAGAGATGTATCTGGATCGTCTTCTTGGTTTGTTACATATGCTACATGTTTTCCATAAGGTGAGAAAACAGCACTTCCGTGGTCACGATTTCCCTCAGTTAGTAGAGTAACTTCTTTTGTATGTAAATTAATCAAGGCTAGGTGATCATTTTTTTCATCAATGAACCCTTTTGCATCCGATTTATATATTAAACGATCCACTACTAATGGCTCTGGCTTTTTCTTTTCTTCTTTTTTTGTTGCTTTTCCAGTTAAGTCATCTTCAGGTGTAACCGAAGTGGAAAACAGCAATTGATTACCACATGGTGACCACACTGGATTTGATGCTCCATTTGGACAGTATGTAAGCTGTTCTGCTTCTCCACCATTAACATTTAGTGTGTAGATTTGTGACTTGTCGTTTCGAGTTGATACAAACGCTAATTTTTCCCCACATGGCGACCATCTTGGAGCGTGATTACGATATTCACCAAATGTGTATGGAGTAACTTTTCCTCCTATCACCCCTACGTATATGTTCGAAATGTATTTATTATCCTCTTCGTTTATATGTGTTTGAACATAAGCATATTTTTCTGTACTTGTATGCCATTGCGGATCTATAACTGACTTTAATTGAAACAAATCTTGAGACACAACCTTACGTTTCCTCGTCATATGTAACTCATCTCCTCTTCTTTGTTACGTTATTTAGTTCAACAAACGAATTAAAAATCCTTTTATATATTTTTTCAAAAATAGTTGCATAAATAAAAGAAGTTCGTATAAAATAATCATACGAACAAACGTTCTTTAGTTGAGAGGAGTGTGTGAACAATGACAAGATTATCTAATGAACAAATCGCCTTGTTTGAACAGGCTATTTACTTACCTTTACTAATTATCATTCTTGAACGTGATTTGGTAGCAATTAAAGATAGTAAAATTAAATTAAAAGATCCATACGTTCAACTAATAGACCTTTTATTAAAAAGAATACAGTTACAACTTCAAACCGTAAAAAGCGCTATGCAAAAACAGAACATGAAACTCCATAAACTTAACCAGGATGAATCATTTACTTTGTACGCCTTTTTATTTAATGGTTACGAAGAACATCATAATTATTTTAATCCTCGCATTCGTAACAAAGTTAACGATATGTTGATTCAAGCATTTACAAACAGATATATGGTTAATGAAAAATTGGAACAGACTTAGGCGGAGTTTGCTCTTTTAACGAGATGTGTAACTTGTTTTGGGCATTCACCGCCGCATAAAAAACATCAGACATTTTAGCAATCTTCCTTTTTAAAAGCTCTTCACGCAACCATGCTTCGTTCAATCCTTGGAATTCTAAAGCTTCCACATAAAGCTTGCCGTCAATGATGACTGGAATTTCTACTCCAGTGTTTTTTGGATTCAATTGAATATGCTCTATTCTTGCATGTTCTTTTTCTAGTTTTACTTTTACAGACAGTTCACCATTTGCTTCAATAAAGGCGAATTGGACGTCTGATACATGAAACACTTCTTTTTGTCTTAACATTTGTAAAATGTTATCGATAGAATAACTAATTTTCCGCATGTTTTCCACATGAAATTGACCGTTATAAATTACTAATGTTGGCTCAAAAGTTAAAAACCTACCAACTCGACGACTTTTAATCTTCCACCAAGCAATAAACTTTTGTAAGATTGCAATAGCAATAATAGCCCCGACTGTATGCAAGTGATGAATACTAGGGTCGGCTATATCTGCTCCAACAACTGCACCAAGCGTAATAATAACTAAAAAATCAAAAACTGGTAGTTCTCCTACTGACCGTTTTCCCATATATAGTGCCAATATTAAAGTTAATGGCAGAATAGTAAAAATCCTAAATAAGACCTTTAACAAGTCAAACAAAAGTTCCAAAATAAACAACCTCCTTCTTTATATGTTTTTCAAGAAGGAAAAAGCTATTCATCTTTAAAAATAGTTTCTTTAACAAAAGGAGCACACAATATATAATTGTGCACTCAGAAAAGGATTATTTCTTTTTTATCATACGATCTTTATTACTACTATGTGTACTAAACTCATATAACCAAACAGGTTCGCTAACTAGTTTATTTGTAGTATCATTTAACATTTTCATGTTCTGTTCATATTTAGAACGTAGGTAGACTGTTTTTTCTACTTGTTTCTTAAAAGAACTTAAGGAAACAGGTACTACTTCATTAATTCCGTTTACAAATGTGACTAATGTCCCTAGCCGTGATTGCTTTTCTTGGGTCAACACATGCGGTTCGGAAATCCAAATACATTCTTCTTTAGATGGAGATGTAGTAGGGAAAAAATACATTCCTTTTGAGCTATCCATTATAATAGGAACTTTATATTGAATTGCTGCAATATATTTAGAAGCCTCTTTTCTTCCACTATAACTGGAACCATAGAACAAACAACCTGAATTTAATAGTTCTTGTGGTGTAAGTGAAACAAACAATTCTCTATTAACTTCTAATATACGTGAAATAATCGTATCCTTTTCTACGAAAGGAAAAATTGCCATTGTTTGCGCAGTAATTTTGTAATCAGAAAACTTACGAAAATACGACATTTAAACCCCTCCCATTTGAAAATTATGTAATTTCAAGATGGATTATAGCAAATTTTGCTATAAAAGTACATATATTGTTAGAATTTTTTGAAATAAAAGAAATTATTGTCGAATGAGATTGGATATTGGCTAACAAAATATTTTTATCAGAATATTTTAAAAATTGTTGTTTTTATAAAATTAAATCCATATAATAAGAAAAAGGTATTAGAGGTGAAGACTTGTGAAAAATGAAAAGTCTTATACAGAGTTGATGAAACTAAAAAAACAACAAGCAAAAAAGAGTTCCCCCGAAAACTATGTGATGAACGTCTACGTACAAATGATATTAGATGAATCCCTATTCCTTTATCGAAAAAATAAACTTCAATCAAAAATTGATTCCGCATTAGACTCCAATAATCGTACTCTATTTCTCTCCCTATCCAAAGAATATAATCACTTTTTAACCCAATGGTCCAACAACTAATTTCAATTCAACTATTTACAATCATTCCAGGTACGTAAAAAAGACCAATCCTGTATTCATATTTACAGGCTTGGGTCTTTTTTCTGTTTTACTACTCTTCTCTTCTATATGTTTCTAAGTAATGAATACGATCTGCCATTGGAGGATGCGTATATCGAAATATCTTAATTAAGCGGGGCGGATTTACTTCACTCAAGCTAGCTTTTGTTAGCTCTTGAAATGCACCTATTGCTGCATCAGTATTGTTTGTAAGTTCAATAGCATACACATCTGCCGTATGTTCTTGATGTCTTGAAATATAATTTGTTATCGGACTAACGACAAACAGTAGTATAGAAAAAGCTAATATAAACAGAGGTAAAGATGCGTATTCCCTTCTATCTTTAATATGAATTAAAAGACCCCATTTTGTAATTACCATTGTTACAACGAGATTGATAAGGAAGAAGGCAAGTAGTGAAAAAATAACATATCCAAAAACACCTATCGTTACATGATTCATGTCGTAATGGCCAATTTCATGTGCCATAATAAATAATATTTCTTCCTTCGTTAAGTTTTGCAACAACGTGTCCCATAACACAATCCTAGAGTTACCTCCCACCCCTGTTACATACGCATTTATTGCATTTGTTTTCTCAGACATATTTACCTCAAACACTCTATCAGCTGGAACGTTCGCTTGCTCGGCAAGGTTCAAAATTTCCGCTTCTAATTGTTTATCTTGTAGAGGGTAAAAGTCATTATATAAAGGATCTATAAAGATAGGTTGAATATACATAAAGAAAAAGATAAACGGAATAAACAGTAACCATGTGATAACCCACCAATATGTACGAAACTTTCTTATCACAAAATAAACGACTAAAACAACAATCCAAAGTAAAATAAAACCTTCCAAAAAACTTATAAATTGATCCCGCATCCAATGTGGAAAGGATTGCACCAAAATATTGTACTGTTTTGCTAAAAAATAACGGACAACCTTTAAAGGGAAACTTACAAGTGTTACTAAGAGTGAAAGAAAGAAAACATAAATTCCCGCTTGTATCCAATTACGTCTCGTCGATTTTTCGGCCATATGTTGAAATAATCGGCCAACGCCAGTAATTAGTAAAATAAAGTAGACAATCCATTCAAAAGGCACAGATAAGAAATAAAGAAAATTGCGTACTTTAGAATATTCTTGTGACATAAATAATTGCTCGGTTGTTAAAAATGTGGCAGGATCTGCCCTTGTACCAATTAAATGTTCTGGTAAGTCACCTACGCCTGGTAAGGATAAATAAATGTACATTACGACTGCGTAAACGATGTAAGCACCAATAATGGAAACTATTATCTTTTTCAAATAACTTCCCCCTTTTTCACTATAGTTATAGTGCTAAACGTGGCATTCATACAATGTTCATTCTTTTCTTATAAATCCTATATTACACATCTTTAGTCTCCTATATTATAGAAATATACACAACGTCAAAATGATATTAACATTGAGGTGAAAAGATAATGAAAAATTGGATTGCTTTTAGTGCATTTATTATTATGTTAGGTGTTAGTTTTGGGATATATTATTTTTCAGTTCATAAAGTGAGTGCCATGGAGATTCCTGAGAATATTGTCCTGGAGTCTATTGATGGTGATACTTTTTCATTTGATAGCGCTCCTAAA is drawn from Bacillus alkalisoli and contains these coding sequences:
- a CDS encoding MFS transporter, giving the protein MFSSIRYYGSGILLVLMAILVACNIYTLLPLYTVISLQWNVTVSDVVIGSSFFTLFYAIGLLSFGALSERLGRKNILMFGILGAAFATALVGYSNNLTTLYFFRSLQGYLLGSFAPVAFAYCFDHYQERMRTIVISLINTGFLMSGMIGPLLSYTILTSWSWQGVYFSYSLFYLLIFVLCIVFLSPSAKHRNTNPLPFSSFYDLLKNRNLRRSYFVVFSLLLSFVAFFDSFYRHLHAHFTGDFLHVVHAIGLIGTFSSLLTSYFTKKLGINETMIVCIGLIILSFLMMFLIPSLWVFSIFSILFVASLSILIPSIISYIGLMAQSKRAIAISLYSFTLLTGASIGPIISDRFAFPALLVFFIGWYVVNIFALSRVEVYQEKKVNLNKKSMGYTL
- a CDS encoding efflux RND transporter permease subunit; this encodes MFDALIKKPKVTLIFLTLLLVVGLLTYFQLSKREVPEITINVGTITTVYPGAEPEVVESDITFPLEDVLLSIDGIQSISSVSGVGISNIVLELQDSANRNEVFSFVRQAVSDVSRAFPENAFEPVVNSDIQMGVLSSYHILHNDRTRLLQLDDQLLSWVKELEKINGVRKVSIKGLETESFFLTLDSEKMAENEVILPDVIQAIQNELEVTPLGLKEVNNKNVQLSMEHINKLDEVENVFVKRLDTETDVYIRDIATLNSVQTERTDLVLYNGTPAVTVTIMQEKGVDIPRLHRQVDDKVQQLSTALPSDVNLEMYYTQNNIVGKIFKDLGISFLISIFAVVIITFFGLNAISALLVAISIPVSIALGLIPLPYTGVDLNQISIIGMIIALGILVDDAIVVNDNIQRRYQLGDSSLQGALTGTKEVRVSIITSTLAIVFTFLPLTFISGANGAFISALPTVLIATIIASTIVALTVVPIFLTWRHSRSVKKNKKLNDGVLGNQFRRVSEWYSDKVLTRIIKKPLLTGFAVLLFCTASYALVPFIPVVFFPSADREELTVSVTYPAGTTLTQTETNLREMESSLLQDDAIYETTIFAGKGEPGIFGSVLSNASENTGQIVVRLDRDIQSAEATIAIWRDKLRAEFPEAVIMLSTIEAGPPVGAPIALTVKGDNIDQLINVVNELKKDISKLEGSGAVIDDVGSPLPTVVYVPNRDMLRQHGITVQEISNQIRLVTEGIPIGSYNTKETERELLTIIQDGVLAGKSINLSTLELPSKSEQTEFGAPVLVPLNELVTAEEEERLPLIPHKDGERTVTVRVYPGEENKPTLETQVNDIITNYVSDEISISVGGESSARADFFIEIGKLFLIVIFLIYILMVVQFNSLRIPLLIMSTVYLAVSGAVIGLFLTQTGLGFMAMMGIVSLAGIVVRNATVFIEFMEQRLKEGATLSEAVLESGKARLRPVVLTAFTSIAALLPIAFSGDVLFTPLAISIISGIFFSTFFTLLFVPAFYTVLKRNKVKAL
- a CDS encoding thiolase family protein: MRNVVIVAAKRTPVGAFGGAFQRLLPTDLVVPVMEAVIQESGLDKSDIQEVILGQCIQRTDQPNTARTASLLAGLPPETTGFTIQRQCASGLQAILTGAMQIQTGLNDVVIAGGVEAMSTSPYILKEQRWGARLQHSQIYDSVWEVLEDPIHHIMMGETAEILAEKYEITREEQDNLALLGHERAIAAQTKGYFDEQVVPITIKERKEEKKITLDEGPKSNISLEKLQSLRPAFRKDGTVTAGNASSLNDGAACVVLMAEEVAKEKGIKPLAVIKGFHVSGVDPKEMGIGPVPAIRQTLQKTNSNLEDIDLFEINEAFAAQYIAVEKELKLDRNKVNVNGSGISLGHPVGCTGTRIVVSLIHELKRRQLKKGIASLCVGGGMGAALLLEIK
- the lepB gene encoding signal peptidase I; amino-acid sequence: MEVKHQRTSLSRWKMVFICLLVIITFRVIFISNYIVEGHSMNPTLSDGHYVSVNTLIYTFQKPERFDIVVFQQGIQKLTFVKRVVGLPGEKLEYKNDTLYINDEPVHENFLKDVSKNVVIGNFTGDFSLKELTGKERVPKGHVFVVGDNRLGSFDSRHFGFVKIEDLIGKANIRTWR
- a CDS encoding TVP38/TMEM64 family protein is translated as MEYITLLKEWLTLEHLLEVLQEYKSFGPIPGFLLVILEAFLPFLPLIVIVLTNAAAFGLWYGFLISWSGSVVGATIVFLLIRRLQNKSWMQKFLKRENVQKTMSWVERHGFAPIFLLFCFPFSPSFLINAVAALSKMKFHSFLLALTAGKMVMIFSISYVGYDIVSFISKPTKTIIVICVMLLLWYIGKRIENRLQTVENN